The proteins below are encoded in one region of Cytophagales bacterium:
- a CDS encoding arginine deiminase family protein gives MEFYLKDETAPLESVVLGIGVNRGAARAINPTIRKHLQNNSAPTEEAIIREIKTFEEVLVQNGVQVLRPEDLSGTEQIFTRDIGFVIEDYYFVANMKHAVRQEEIQGVDYILQQADSSKIVHLPEGALAEGGDVLLHGDYLFVGISDRTNHAGAAFLQEFFPGKTVVPLDLVVDQNDSDRNILHLDCTFQPIGKDQAIFYREGFLKRPDILLDMFPEERRIDVDQREKNLMFPNVFSISPAKVVIERNFHRLKEELQKRDFEVFEVDYAETSKLSGLLRCSTMPLRRSK, from the coding sequence ATGGAATTTTATCTAAAAGACGAAACAGCTCCTTTGGAGTCAGTGGTGTTAGGAATTGGGGTGAACAGAGGAGCTGCTCGGGCCATCAATCCTACCATCCGAAAACACCTGCAAAACAATTCGGCACCCACAGAAGAAGCCATTATTCGGGAGATCAAAACTTTCGAAGAGGTTCTGGTACAAAACGGTGTTCAGGTGCTGCGCCCGGAAGATTTGTCAGGAACGGAGCAGATCTTTACGCGTGACATAGGCTTTGTCATCGAAGACTACTATTTCGTAGCAAACATGAAACATGCAGTTCGGCAGGAAGAGATCCAGGGAGTTGATTACATCTTACAGCAGGCAGACTCCAGTAAAATAGTACACCTGCCGGAGGGAGCGCTTGCGGAAGGTGGGGATGTATTGCTTCATGGAGATTATCTCTTTGTGGGAATCAGTGACCGGACCAATCATGCTGGGGCAGCCTTTTTACAAGAATTTTTTCCAGGCAAGACAGTGGTTCCGCTGGATCTGGTGGTAGATCAGAATGATTCCGATCGGAATATTTTGCACCTTGATTGTACCTTTCAGCCTATCGGAAAAGATCAGGCCATATTCTATCGGGAGGGCTTTTTGAAACGTCCAGACATATTATTGGACATGTTCCCGGAAGAGCGGCGCATTGACGTAGACCAAAGAGAAAAAAACCTGATGTTTCCCAATGTATTTTCTATTTCGCCTGCTAAGGTGGTGATCGAAAGGAATTTCCATCGGCTGAAAGAGGAGCTACAGAAGCGTGATTTTGAGGTCTTCGAAGTGGATTATGCGGAAACCTCCAAGCTGAGCGGTTTGCTGCGGTGTTCGACGATGCCGTTGAGAAGGTCGAAGTAA
- the ppk1 gene encoding polyphosphate kinase 1, with the protein MNKVIVFRYYASVKNWDFLLAIGEDFSSIPLNSILRTFPPNFDMENPPFFDRDLSWISFNYRVLMEAKNSSVPLIERLRFIAIYSSNLDEFFRVRVSNIRSIEQIDKKKIRKSTEVSSVLLTQIREVIGNQLEEYGQALQEILKALKEQQIIVQSPIENLSTDNQNELGKYFRTKVLAYLRPYVFDVSEGSPFLNNQLLYLALKLKRDDQTYFAYVNIPSDELPRFYHIKEGDIHHFVYLDDIIRAHIGQVLPTFEIVECIAIKLNKDAELYIDDEYSGDLVEKIEKQIKKRDLGAPSRFLYDGSASEELIEKLAEVFGLGDNDLVTGGRYHNLNDLFQIYNPTSADLEYESLPEVPSKSIDQAQSVMKAMEAQDQLLHFPYQDYSYVLQFFNEAASDSEVTDIYVTFYRMASNSIIGEALISAANNGKKVIVFMELKARFDEANNLKWSERMKAAGIKIIYSMPGLKVHAKVALVKKKDKIYGFFGTGNLNEKTAKIYCDYGLFSCDPRMTHELHQVFKYLHKRKEPAGFNDLIVSQFNAIDQFTALIDREIGHAQAGKEARLIIKLNNLQEKQMIEKLYDAAEAGVDVTVVARSICCLVPGTHGINVFRLVDRYLEHARAFYFHNDGDSELYMGSADWMNRNLHSRIEVCFPLKDEALKQQILDILELQIADNTNVVKLDMELNNVHRTASSEKVNAQSQTRELVRRWNS; encoded by the coding sequence ATGAATAAAGTCATTGTTTTCAGGTATTATGCTTCTGTGAAGAATTGGGACTTTCTGTTAGCCATCGGTGAAGATTTCAGTTCGATCCCATTAAATTCGATTCTCAGAACTTTTCCCCCAAACTTTGACATGGAAAATCCTCCTTTTTTTGACCGGGACCTTAGTTGGATCTCTTTCAACTATCGCGTCTTGATGGAAGCAAAGAATTCATCCGTCCCATTGATCGAGCGGCTGAGATTCATTGCTATTTACTCTTCTAATCTTGATGAGTTCTTCCGGGTCCGGGTATCGAATATTCGATCCATCGAACAAATTGATAAGAAGAAAATCCGTAAATCTACAGAAGTTTCTTCTGTTCTTTTGACGCAAATCAGGGAAGTGATCGGTAATCAGTTAGAGGAGTATGGGCAGGCACTTCAGGAAATTTTAAAGGCGTTGAAAGAACAGCAGATCATTGTTCAATCACCGATTGAAAACTTGTCAACGGACAATCAAAATGAATTGGGAAAATACTTCAGGACCAAAGTGCTGGCTTACTTACGCCCTTACGTCTTTGATGTCAGTGAAGGATCACCTTTTCTCAATAACCAACTGCTTTATCTGGCTCTGAAACTAAAAAGAGACGATCAAACGTATTTTGCGTACGTCAATATCCCTTCGGACGAACTCCCCAGGTTTTACCACATCAAAGAAGGAGATATCCATCATTTTGTTTACCTGGATGATATCATTCGGGCACATATTGGTCAGGTACTGCCCACTTTTGAGATCGTAGAATGTATTGCGATCAAACTCAACAAAGATGCAGAACTGTACATCGACGATGAGTATTCTGGTGATCTGGTGGAGAAAATTGAAAAGCAGATCAAGAAAAGAGACCTGGGAGCTCCAAGTAGGTTTCTCTATGATGGCTCGGCATCGGAAGAGTTAATTGAAAAACTGGCCGAGGTGTTTGGCCTGGGGGATAATGATTTGGTGACAGGAGGCAGGTACCATAACCTCAATGATCTTTTCCAGATCTATAACCCTACCAGTGCTGATCTGGAGTATGAAAGTCTACCGGAAGTACCCAGCAAAAGTATTGATCAGGCACAGTCAGTCATGAAAGCCATGGAGGCTCAGGATCAATTATTGCATTTTCCTTATCAGGATTATAGCTATGTCCTGCAATTCTTCAATGAAGCAGCCTCCGATTCTGAAGTGACTGACATTTATGTAACTTTTTATCGTATGGCCTCCAATTCGATCATTGGAGAGGCGCTGATCAGTGCTGCCAATAATGGCAAAAAGGTGATCGTGTTCATGGAATTGAAAGCCCGGTTTGATGAAGCCAACAACCTGAAATGGTCGGAGCGCATGAAAGCTGCCGGCATCAAGATCATTTATAGCATGCCGGGTTTGAAAGTGCATGCAAAGGTGGCCCTGGTGAAGAAAAAAGATAAAATTTATGGATTCTTCGGCACGGGTAATCTGAACGAGAAAACAGCCAAAATCTATTGTGACTATGGGCTGTTTTCCTGCGATCCGAGAATGACCCATGAATTACATCAAGTCTTCAAATACCTGCACAAAAGAAAAGAGCCTGCAGGTTTTAATGACTTGATCGTTTCGCAATTCAACGCCATCGATCAGTTCACTGCACTCATTGATCGTGAAATTGGTCATGCGCAAGCGGGTAAAGAGGCACGCCTGATCATCAAGTTGAACAACCTGCAGGAAAAGCAGATGATCGAGAAACTTTATGATGCTGCTGAAGCTGGAGTAGACGTCACCGTCGTGGCCAGGAGTATCTGTTGTCTGGTACCCGGCACGCATGGCATCAATGTATTCCGCCTGGTAGATCGCTATCTGGAGCATGCAAGGGCGTTTTATTTCCATAACGATGGCGATTCAGAGCTGTACATGGGTTCAGCGGACTGGATGAATCGAAATCTACACAGTAGAATTGAGGTCTGTTTCCCACTGAAAGACGAGGCATTGAAGCAACAAATCCTGGATATCCTGGAATTGCAGATCGCCGATAATACGAATGTGGTGAAGCTGGACATGGAGCTTAATAATGTTCATCGAACTGCTTCCTCAGAAAAGGTGAATGCACAATCTCAAACTAGGGAGTTGGTGAGGAGGTGGAATAGCTGA
- a CDS encoding universal stress protein has product MQISNILVPIDFSKCAKNALRAAIVIAKKSNAKIIMVNAVHVHSPHPEITGGLIEEIVSDYEDQVKQSFQELESEIIELKDVPHEADRFIAYLTDAIYTETQNKAIDLIVMGTRAEHSEMEHLLGTRASDVIQAIPVPILVIPESYEGFDLKKVGLAIEYDSSILFQDFNVLKMLCMAFDAELLAFNVSEDPSKISIEDQKLIGKLKDYLVPTNSSVRTVEASSITEGIKGFVSSHELNMLAMIPKKYNFFERLFKKSVTKAMAVDLDVPLLVIRES; this is encoded by the coding sequence ATGCAAATAAGCAACATACTCGTCCCAATTGATTTTTCTAAATGTGCCAAGAATGCGCTTCGTGCTGCCATCGTGATCGCCAAGAAAAGCAACGCTAAGATCATTATGGTTAATGCCGTACACGTTCATTCCCCGCATCCGGAAATTACAGGAGGATTGATTGAAGAAATTGTATCTGATTACGAAGATCAGGTGAAGCAATCCTTTCAGGAACTGGAATCTGAGATCATTGAATTGAAGGATGTCCCCCATGAAGCAGATCGTTTCATCGCATACCTTACTGATGCCATATATACCGAGACGCAGAACAAGGCCATTGACCTGATCGTCATGGGTACACGGGCTGAGCATTCAGAAATGGAGCACCTGTTGGGCACAAGAGCTTCTGATGTAATCCAGGCCATTCCGGTACCTATTTTGGTAATTCCTGAGTCCTATGAAGGATTCGATCTTAAAAAGGTTGGACTCGCCATTGAGTATGATAGCAGTATCCTGTTCCAGGATTTCAATGTCCTGAAAATGTTATGTATGGCTTTTGATGCTGAATTGTTGGCATTCAATGTATCCGAAGACCCTTCAAAAATTTCTATTGAAGATCAAAAATTGATTGGCAAACTCAAAGATTATCTGGTGCCTACGAATAGTTCAGTCAGAACCGTGGAGGCCTCCTCGATAACTGAAGGGATCAAAGGTTTTGTCAGTAGTCACGAATTGAACATGCTGGCCATGATCCCGAAGAAGTATAATTTCTTCGAAAGACTGTTCAAGAAGTCAGTAACCAAAGCCATGGCCGTCGATCTGGATGTGCCTTTATTAGTGATTAGAGAGTCTTAG
- a CDS encoding bifunctional UDP-N-acetylmuramoyl-tripeptide:D-alanyl-D-alanine ligase/alanine racemase, whose translation MEFEALSRVVSGKVLQPGTGTFQFVATDSRTIQHPESTLFFAHSGPNHDGHEYLQELYDSGVRSFIVERPVELNFPEVGIILVDESLKALQQLAAYHRQQYQYQVIGVTGSNGKTIVKEWLAMLLETHYQVVKSPKSYNSQLGVPLSIMEMAERHDLAILEAGISMAGEMETLAALIQPDIGIFTNIGPAHDSGFTDRQSKIQEKSLLFSSCKWIICRYEHTAVREKLKSQYADRAISWSLGKQGAELHFKLTGNLLSCNWKGRVNTIRIPFTDGPQLENLLHVLAACLLLEVSLSEVEMAISRLRNIEMRLALKKGANDCYLLDDSYNNDLSGLNVALNILDQQRQKANKTLILSDIQQSGLSDEALYHQVNDLLEKHGVNRLIGVGPRISESQSFFKIHKTFFASTKELINELPAFQNEIVLVKGARNFGLERVVSILEEKHHGTSLTIHFEKVLHNLNAYRNLLSETKLMVMVKAHAYGGGSYELANFLQYHQVDYLGVAYVNEGVDLRKNGLEIPIMVMNPEWESLPMFGTYQLEPEIYSLEMLRYFVSLGITVPIHLKIETGMNRLGFEQAELASLIALLLENKVKVQSIFTHLAAAEDPSEDDFSREQLQIFNAAYEQIVEGLGYEPIKHALNSAGIARWPEFHFDMVRLGIGLYGIDPSETLEVLPVSTFKTQISQIKHLMQGATIGYGRMGIAESDMTIATLPVGYADGYRRSFGRGGVTVLVKDREAPTIGNICMDMTMIDVTGIPAQQGDDVILFGERPHITALAKCADTIPYEILTSISPRVKREYSWD comes from the coding sequence ATGGAGTTCGAAGCGCTTTCTAGAGTAGTATCAGGCAAGGTTTTACAGCCAGGCACTGGTACTTTTCAATTTGTAGCCACGGATTCCAGAACCATTCAACATCCAGAAAGTACGCTGTTTTTCGCGCATTCGGGGCCAAACCATGATGGTCATGAATACCTTCAGGAATTGTATGATTCAGGAGTCAGGTCCTTTATCGTTGAGCGACCTGTTGAGTTGAATTTCCCGGAAGTGGGAATTATTTTGGTAGATGAATCCCTGAAGGCATTGCAACAGTTGGCAGCCTATCACCGACAGCAATATCAATACCAGGTCATAGGGGTCACCGGGAGCAATGGGAAGACCATCGTGAAAGAATGGTTGGCCATGTTGCTTGAAACCCACTATCAGGTGGTCAAAAGCCCCAAAAGCTACAATTCACAATTAGGAGTTCCCCTTTCCATCATGGAGATGGCTGAACGGCATGACCTTGCTATACTGGAAGCAGGAATATCAATGGCTGGAGAGATGGAAACTTTGGCAGCACTCATTCAGCCGGATATTGGGATCTTCACCAACATAGGACCTGCGCATGATAGCGGTTTCACTGATCGGCAAAGCAAGATCCAGGAAAAGTCATTGCTATTCAGCTCTTGTAAATGGATCATTTGCAGATATGAACATACGGCTGTTCGAGAAAAGTTGAAATCGCAATATGCGGACCGTGCCATTTCATGGTCCCTGGGTAAACAGGGAGCCGAACTTCATTTTAAGCTGACGGGGAACCTATTGAGCTGCAATTGGAAGGGGCGAGTAAATACGATTCGAATTCCATTTACAGATGGACCACAGCTGGAAAATTTACTGCATGTTTTAGCAGCATGTTTATTACTAGAGGTCAGCCTTTCAGAAGTAGAGATGGCCATTTCGAGGTTGAGGAATATCGAAATGCGTCTGGCCCTTAAAAAGGGAGCGAATGATTGTTATCTGTTGGATGATTCGTACAACAACGATTTGTCGGGACTTAATGTCGCCTTAAATATCCTTGATCAACAACGCCAGAAAGCAAACAAGACACTGATCTTATCAGACATTCAACAATCGGGCCTTTCGGATGAGGCGCTGTACCATCAGGTAAATGATTTGCTGGAAAAGCATGGAGTCAATCGATTGATTGGAGTAGGACCAAGGATCAGTGAATCGCAATCGTTTTTCAAGATCCATAAGACTTTTTTTGCATCAACGAAGGAGTTAATCAACGAGCTTCCGGCCTTTCAAAATGAGATCGTGCTGGTCAAAGGTGCCAGGAATTTCGGTTTAGAAAGAGTGGTGTCCATTTTGGAAGAAAAGCATCATGGCACTTCTTTGACCATTCACTTCGAAAAGGTCTTGCACAATCTCAATGCTTATAGAAACCTGCTTTCAGAGACTAAACTTATGGTGATGGTCAAGGCACATGCTTATGGAGGAGGAAGCTACGAGCTGGCTAATTTCCTGCAATATCATCAGGTGGATTATTTAGGCGTGGCTTATGTTAACGAAGGGGTCGATCTTCGAAAAAACGGACTGGAGATCCCTATCATGGTCATGAACCCAGAATGGGAGTCGCTCCCCATGTTTGGAACCTACCAGTTAGAGCCTGAGATCTATTCGCTGGAGATGCTTCGCTATTTTGTGTCACTTGGTATTACAGTACCCATACACCTCAAAATTGAGACCGGTATGAACCGCTTGGGTTTTGAGCAAGCGGAGTTGGCGTCCTTGATAGCATTATTACTTGAGAATAAAGTAAAGGTTCAAAGCATCTTCACTCATTTGGCAGCAGCCGAAGATCCTTCGGAAGATGACTTTTCCAGAGAGCAACTACAAATATTCAATGCAGCTTACGAACAAATAGTGGAAGGGTTGGGCTATGAACCCATCAAACATGCCCTCAACTCTGCGGGTATTGCACGGTGGCCGGAATTTCATTTTGACATGGTCAGGCTGGGTATTGGTCTGTATGGTATCGATCCAAGCGAAACATTGGAGGTGCTTCCGGTCAGCACTTTCAAAACACAGATCAGTCAGATTAAACACCTCATGCAAGGTGCTACGATTGGTTATGGTCGAATGGGGATTGCTGAAAGTGATATGACCATTGCCACACTTCCTGTGGGCTATGCAGATGGTTATCGAAGGAGTTTTGGGAGAGGTGGTGTAACAGTGTTGGTCAAAGACCGTGAGGCACCGACCATCGGGAATATTTGCATGGATATGACCATGATTGATGTGACAGGGATTCCTGCTCAGCAGGGAGATGATGTGATCTTATTTGGAGAACGACCTCACATTACCGCATTGGCCAAATGCGCGGATACCATTCCTTACGAAATCCTTACTTCTATCAGCCCCAGGGTCAAGCGAGAATATTCCTGGGATTAG
- a CDS encoding 5-(carboxyamino)imidazole ribonucleotide synthase, translating into MNDIAARRIGVLGGGQLGRMMIQSAIDFNLNISVLDPDPNAPCKNLVQDFQVGQLTDYDTVYAFGQACDLITIEIEKVNTDALKALQSEGKQIFPQPEVIELIQDKRKQKVFYKANRIPTSDFVLTENAEEVTTHEDFLPAVNKLGKGGYDGRGVQIIRTAADFDKAFDAPGLLERLVPFEKELSVVVAKNEQGEVRTFPVVECSYHPTENLVEFLFSPAEITPEIEEKARKLAEDVIDKLGMIGLLAVEMFLTKEGEVLVNEVAPRTHNSGHQTIEGNVTSQFEQHIRAIMDLPLGSTELTRPSAMVNLLGEEGYTGHALYQGLDEVMRMSDVHVHLYGKKETKPFRKMGHVTLGDQSVAALKQKAQEVKGTLKVIA; encoded by the coding sequence ATGAATGATATTGCGGCTCGTAGAATTGGAGTACTCGGTGGCGGTCAGCTAGGCCGGATGATGATCCAGTCGGCGATCGATTTCAATTTGAACATCAGTGTCCTCGATCCTGACCCCAATGCCCCCTGTAAAAATCTGGTTCAGGATTTTCAGGTGGGACAACTCACTGATTATGATACAGTCTATGCCTTTGGGCAAGCTTGTGACCTGATCACCATTGAGATCGAAAAAGTGAACACTGATGCCTTGAAAGCTTTACAAAGTGAGGGGAAGCAGATTTTTCCACAGCCGGAAGTCATCGAATTGATCCAGGACAAACGCAAGCAGAAAGTCTTCTACAAAGCGAATCGCATCCCGACTTCAGATTTTGTATTGACGGAAAATGCTGAGGAAGTGACTACCCATGAGGATTTTCTTCCTGCGGTTAATAAGCTCGGCAAAGGAGGGTACGATGGGCGTGGGGTTCAGATCATTCGGACTGCTGCTGATTTTGACAAGGCTTTTGATGCACCGGGATTACTGGAGCGATTAGTGCCTTTTGAGAAAGAACTGAGTGTCGTTGTAGCAAAAAATGAACAGGGTGAAGTACGAACATTTCCTGTGGTGGAGTGCTCTTACCACCCTACGGAAAACCTCGTCGAATTCTTGTTTTCTCCGGCGGAGATCACACCTGAGATTGAAGAAAAAGCACGCAAGCTTGCCGAGGATGTCATTGATAAACTGGGAATGATCGGTTTATTGGCGGTGGAAATGTTCCTGACCAAAGAAGGAGAGGTACTGGTGAATGAAGTGGCGCCACGAACACACAACAGTGGGCATCAAACCATCGAAGGGAATGTGACTTCTCAATTTGAGCAACACATTCGAGCGATAATGGACCTCCCACTGGGTAGCACGGAACTTACCCGGCCTTCGGCCATGGTGAATCTGCTTGGTGAAGAAGGGTATACCGGACATGCCTTGTATCAGGGATTAGATGAGGTCATGCGGATGAGCGATGTGCACGTGCATTTGTATGGGAAAAAGGAAACCAAGCCTTTCCGCAAAATGGGACATGTCACCTTGGGGGATCAATCAGTTGCTGCGCTGAAGCAGAAGGCACAAGAAGTAAAAGGAACATTAAAAGTCATCGCATAA
- the purE gene encoding 5-(carboxyamino)imidazole ribonucleotide mutase, protein MGNPRVSIIMGSQSDLNVMSAAAEILEELEVEIEVTVVSAHRTPDRMYEFAKNARSRGIEVIIAGAGGAAHLPGMVASLTTLPVIGVPVKSSNSIDGWDSVLSILQMPGGIPVATVALNGAKNAGILAASILGSHDKAVAERLEAYKSGLQDKVLDSAAQLEAHGWRGKKIGF, encoded by the coding sequence ATGGGCAATCCGAGAGTAAGCATCATCATGGGCAGCCAGTCTGATTTGAACGTCATGTCAGCTGCTGCAGAAATTTTGGAAGAACTGGAAGTCGAGATCGAAGTAACGGTCGTATCGGCGCACCGTACCCCTGATCGAATGTATGAATTTGCTAAAAATGCCCGATCTCGCGGCATTGAAGTGATCATCGCCGGAGCGGGAGGAGCTGCTCACTTGCCGGGTATGGTCGCTTCTCTGACCACCTTGCCCGTGATCGGAGTTCCGGTCAAGTCTTCCAATTCCATCGATGGCTGGGATTCGGTATTATCCATTCTTCAAATGCCAGGTGGTATTCCAGTGGCAACTGTGGCGCTCAATGGAGCAAAGAATGCGGGCATACTAGCTGCGTCTATTTTAGGTTCACATGACAAGGCTGTTGCTGAACGATTGGAAGCCTATAAGAGTGGATTGCAAGACAAGGTACTGGATTCTGCTGCTCAACTGGAAGCGCATGGCTGGCGGGGTAAAAAAATTGGGTTTTAG
- a CDS encoding BspA family leucine-rich repeat surface protein, whose product MLTSRTKYCYIVLLSVLGYACEKNSSCPNVTPGAMVDNNGCPVFIYLDETNHTTIIAAPEAIVGESYTLNGQEYLVADSTILYDRIAAGEDVSHLVTTRVTNMRGLLQYLPDYPESEFNEEISHWDVSNVTNMSYLFDQAGLFNQDLSAWDVSSVTSMQEMFSFAGGFNQDISDWDVSSVTHMERMFKSALSFDHDLTGWEVNQVTHCAYFGESTGRLRGKKPLFTNCADGKLEGVYPYKTTNIWCANDREISGDVAFLIHETGHYTFSDWTFGAYTTCWGRRGSSTISGDVSFIVVDGVLTFTEFEDNSGTIWSFKKHIIKGDTWRFEWHNNYEESASVAITFEDGVPFNEVISR is encoded by the coding sequence ATGCTCACGTCGCGAACTAAATATTGCTATATCGTACTGCTGTCTGTGCTGGGATATGCATGCGAAAAAAATAGCAGTTGTCCTAATGTCACGCCTGGGGCCATGGTGGACAACAATGGCTGTCCGGTATTTATTTATCTGGACGAGACCAACCATACAACCATCATTGCTGCACCGGAGGCAATTGTAGGCGAATCCTATACCCTCAACGGACAAGAATACCTGGTGGCGGACTCTACCATACTTTATGATCGTATTGCCGCGGGTGAGGATGTTTCACACCTGGTTACCACTCGAGTAACCAATATGAGAGGCCTCTTGCAGTACTTACCCGATTACCCGGAAAGCGAGTTTAATGAGGAAATCAGTCACTGGGATGTGAGCAATGTAACAAACATGAGCTACCTCTTTGATCAGGCCGGTCTATTCAATCAGGACTTGAGTGCATGGGACGTAAGTAGTGTCACTTCGATGCAAGAAATGTTTTCATTCGCCGGAGGGTTTAATCAAGACATTAGTGATTGGGACGTCAGCAGCGTCACCCATATGGAACGCATGTTTAAATCCGCGTTATCTTTTGATCATGACCTCACCGGATGGGAAGTGAATCAGGTGACTCACTGCGCATATTTTGGTGAATCAACTGGCCGATTACGGGGCAAAAAACCCCTCTTTACCAATTGTGCGGACGGAAAATTGGAGGGAGTCTATCCGTATAAAACGACGAATATATGGTGTGCAAACGACCGTGAGATTTCGGGAGATGTCGCATTCCTAATTCATGAAACGGGGCACTACACGTTCTCAGATTGGACTTTTGGTGCTTATACTACCTGTTGGGGTAGACGTGGGAGTTCTACAATCTCTGGCGATGTTTCATTCATCGTCGTGGATGGCGTGCTAACTTTTACAGAATTCGAAGATAATTCAGGCACTATATGGTCATTTAAGAAACATATCATTAAAGGCGATACCTGGCGTTTCGAATGGCACAACAACTACGAAGAATCTGCTTCCGTTGCCATCACTTTTGAAGACGGTGTGCCTTTTAATGAAGTGATTAGTAGGTAG